The Hevea brasiliensis isolate MT/VB/25A 57/8 chromosome 1, ASM3005281v1, whole genome shotgun sequence DNA segment ACTGTTTGCGATAGGAAAAATCTGGGTTCCAGCTCTTTTACACTCTcaaaaactctaccaaaggaaccAGACACATTCATGTGTTTTTCTTGAAGAATTCCAACATTGGAACCTAAAGGTATCCGTAGGAAACCAAAGAGAAGGTCCACGAAAGCCTTCCCTGTCTCTGCGTATAACACCTTGATTGAATGATTGTCCACAAGGAGTTGCAAACTTACATCTTCAGTTTCCTTTGCAGCTGCGGTGGAGTGAGATGCCACTGACTTGAACATTATTCACTATatcactgttttttttttttttaaggcagAATTGAGTTTTTTCATTGTAGAACTTTGGCTTAGAAAGGgtttgtattatatatatatatatatatatagcagctTTAAGTTAATTGATTATTTTGCGCTAATCAAAAGGAGGAAAATATGGCAAGATAGGCTCTTTCACTCTTCCTAAAGCAAATGGGCAACTTTTTGTCGTGCTCTCGCACAAAGATAAAAGTAATGGGGAATCTTTATCATGGGCCTGCCCTGACTCTCCATAATTGCACCTGCACTGCGATTCACTGCCATATATCTCCTGTAAAATGTAGCCCTTCTTTAGATGTGTGGAAAATagaggaaaagaaaaataaatagagaaaaaaaatgaatgattgaaatttttctatAGATGGAAAAGAAAGTATAAGAAAAGGAAGATgaaaaataacttttatttttttattattttttttaatttaaaaaaaataaaaatttaaaaatatatattatatatcaaaattataaaattattattttttaaaatttttttagaaaaaatatataaaataaaattataaatttatcatattttcCTTTACtctgtttattatttttttaatctaaatataaataaaaaaaatacagaaTACATTTGTATATTGTCTGGTGGAAAAAAATTATAGtactataattttataaattaagaagttaaaatgaataattagtgacAATTTTTTAAGATAGAAAAAAAATTGTTTATATTCctatattcattaatcattataatgtgattttttttacattttcttattttataatattagtttattaagtaaaatgcattttattataaataaaattattttaaaaaaataatatgcggtagggaaaaaaaataataacttcAACCAGCAGTATCATTGAGAGGCAGAGCTCTAGCCACTGTACTCTCACCATATTTTTGAAGGATCGGGAGGCCATGAAAGCAGCGGCATAATGTACCCGAGTCATCCAAACTCAAAGGAAAACGAAAATCATCACTAAAGCATAACAATCAACGCTAGAAAGAAACAACCATGAGTAGATCAAGACCTCACATCCCTCTCTTCGAAGTTCGAATCTACAACCAACACACCAACAAAAAGCAATATTTACAGCCCACACGATGGTGGGGAGGGAAATCCACTATTGtgcaggaggaggaggaggaggaggaggaggcctCCTCCACTCGGATGGAGCAGAGGAGGCCGCTAAATCCAGGGAGACAAAGAGACAGAAGCTCCCAGAGAAGAAACAAACATAGAAAAATCTCTCTCTAAGGAGAGAGAGGCCGAAGTCTCTTTATCTGTATACTGggctctcaatttaaacaaaaacAAACCATTTTTCAAATTAAATATGGATAGATCTGCTTCCTTCAAGTAGCGATGAATCTACTTCCTTTTCTTGGGAAATTCTTTCCAATGAACACGTCTGTGAGAACTGTATCAGACTCCAACGAGGCCTTCACTATCTCCAAGCACTAACAAATCACAACcaagtaattaaattttaatttcaaatcaaTATAATAAATATAGCACTAAAAagtgagtagaaaaaaaaaagaaaaagaaaagcacTTGAACAGAAGAAGAGACCTTGTTGAGATCAATCTTGACCTCCCGAAAGCTAGTATCATTGACATTGAATTTCTTGAGGAGATCAACAAGATAAATACTTGACAGTGGGAACACCCTTAAATCATCCATTACTATATACTTTGTTTCACATTCTTTAACAAACCCCATCACTTCTTTCCCTGCCGCTGCCGGACTTAAAATTAAAGGAGATCCCGGACTCGCAAAGACGAAGGGTGAAGTAGCCAAAGTTTCAGAGTTCAGTTGTTTTGTAGTGACAAAGTTTTGGAGAAGTGGAGGGATACAAGAGGCTGAGGCCACCTCAGGTTTCAAGAGATATTCTTTGACTGTTTGCGATAGGAAAAATCTGGGTTCCAGCTCTTTTACACTCTCAAAAACTCTACCTAAGGAACCAGACACATTCATGTGTTTTTCTTGAAGAATTCCAACAATGGAACCTAAAGGTATCTGTAGGAAACCAAAGAGAAGGTCCACGAAAGCCTTCCCTGTCTCTGCATATAACACCTTGTTTGAATGATTGTCCACAAGGAGTTGCAAACTTATATCTTCAGTTTCCTTTGCAGCTGCGGTGGAGCGAGATGCCTCCATCTGGAACATTATACACTCCATCACtgtttaattttgagttttttctTTGGGGAACTTTGGCCTAGAAAGTGTTTGTGTTATATATAGTAGAAAACCACCAATCCCATCTACAAACTTAAGCTTTAACTGATTATTTTGCGATAATCAAGAGGAGGAAAATGATAATATAGGCTCTTTTGCTTTTCCTAAAGCAATCTGGAACTGTCGGCACCATAATCAAGTATTTGTCGTGTCTCTAGCACAGGCTATGTAAAAGTAAATGGGGAATCTTTTATCATCAACCTGCACTGACTCTCTATTATTGCGCTTGCACTGCTAAAACTTCATTCACCGCCCCATAACCGTACAGTTTAGAATTAAGATGTAATCGGCCTGTTTCAATTCACAATTAAAATCAgactaaattgatcaaatttcattgaatcgaatcgaaatgaagaagaagaagatgaagctgaTGTTTCTTTCTTCCGTACATTTCCGGTAAAATCTAAAGCAAAGTGGATGGCTAGGAGGGCCCCTGGAATAGCTAGTGCATCAAAGAGATAAGATTCTAAAAGTAGCATCAGCGCTCTCTCAGTATGTGACTTTGATCAAAATCCAGCTTTGTAGTCTCCCCTAAAGCATACACTTTTCTTCGTTATGTGTGAAATTTTGCTTTTTCTTATGTTGGGTGCTTCAGTAATTGAATATATAGCACCTTTATGTTTGGAGAAACTGGAAAGGAAAATGGCTGAAATGGAATGGAGGCTAATTATTAGATGAAtttagagtattaaaaaataatttttttttttaataggaaagtgaatttattttataatataaagaaTAAGTCATTATTATAAAAGATGgtgtaaatatattaaatatacttaataattttttataaataaattgataatagttaaattaaatatatttatttaatctgATGATTAAGTAGAGAtaaaaaatgagaggattttcTCTCTcaaagaaattatatatatatatatatatatatatatatagagagagagagagagagagagagagagagagagagagagagagagaggtgttaTGCTTGAAACAAAGGGTGTGTTATGCTTGAAACAAAGGATAATTATTAATACACTGAAagcattaaaatatatataattgtgAGATATGGTATATGTGCATCGGGTGTACCtaataatttcttcaaaacaaGAACTCAATATTCTCTGACAAATTATACATTGAAATAGTGATGTCATGTCAACATCTTATATGAAATAATAGAATAATAAAAAATTgacaaatatataaatataattaataaaattttaaaaaaataattatataataattataattttttaagattcaccacatatatatatatatatatatatatatatatatatatatatatatatatatatatatatatatatatatattcactattaatttattatttcataTAGGTTATCCTACATATGATAACCGCTGTTACATTCTCGAGTTGCCATGTTATTATCTATGTCGCATTTTAAGGCTAATCACCCTTTGAGTTtgttgttttttttctttttaataaggAAATGGATGATATCAcatgattaaattaattttttatttattttatgaaaaataatttttttaaaaaatatatttttatattttttaatatttttcaataTCATGATTTAAGAAAATTAGAAGATCTAGCTTACTCTGTCACCGTAGTTTATTCTTACATTCAGGGCGAAGTCAAAAATTCAATTCAGTGAAGTtaaaagaattttattttattttattcaaagaaaaaaattatatacaataataaattattcattaggagaaaattttaaattttttaataattcaaaattttcgatatgtaataataattaaataaaaagattataaataactataatattaaatttataattatctgagttttttttctttttggaaagctttatataattatttcatCATCAATGTTGGCAAAGGcatttttctttatatatataatcaaagaATCCTAtttaactaatgttccattcaattTTGCAACTGAGTTTCATAATTTTCATTATACAAAATGCCTTACAACAATTGCAGTTGCAACAAGTAATATGACGACAATTTCACATGCAAATAAACCAATGGATACATTAGATTTTTCTTGATTTGAATTAGCTTTTGAGTGAAGCCATCGATTTTCTTAATTTACtttatgaaattgagtttatcTACTAGTTTTATCTTGACACAAAAATGagaaaggtaaaaaaaaaaaatcaattcgtaaagaatgatgaaaaataatattaagaaaaaatattagaaaaaaattaaaaaattattaatagagCTTATTAGAGCGACTTATTCTTCCATTGTAATTTTGGTGGTTTAAACTCTTTTACAAGACATAAAAATAGCAAGTTTCCAAAATGATAGTTTTGTAAAAGGTTTTTATGTTatctaaaatgaaaaattagttttctTTACTCAAATTATCTCTAAACTGAAGTTTTTAATTATctacatttatatttttatttcttatatAAAACTTATATTATAAAATGAAttaccaaatttttttttttaaaaagacaaatcagaaaaatttaaaaaaaaatcgaaTAGTCTACCATTAATAATTGAATCAAACCAATTAATGAGATAGAAATAGATTGAATTGAATAAAAAACTTTCATTCAATTAGTTTTTCAGTTTGGTTTTGAGTATGGGCTTTTCGATTTGAGCTGATTATGGGCCTATTGAAAAATTTCGACCTTCAAATGTTAAGGTTTAGATCTGCTCTAATTTAGATTAAATAAAAAGAAGTACTTTAAAAATTCGGATCAACTCGACTATTCAACTAATTTGGTAAAATAATCAAATTGaaccaaaaaattaaaattcttaaaagaaataaACTAAATCCAACTGATTAAATTAACTAATCAAATTGAATagattaaattaattcaatttaatttaaattttcaattataaaaGAGAACTACACATCTCTAATTATTTACTAAAAAAAAAGTCTTTTTATAAGAGCATTTGCATGCAATAGAAGTCCACAAAATCCAAAGACAGCCTGAATGCTTCGGGTTTGGGCTTAGTGTGCATTTTAAGTCACAGCCTTCTTATTGTTTGTGATACTTCCAGCCCATTTCATGCTAAGCAGTTCACAATTCATAATCAAACCTATTAACAATTACTAGTAACTACTTTGAGAAAGAGAAAGGCTACCTCTCACTTTATAACATATCAATTATAATAAGTTTATTGTACTAGATTTAAGAGAGTGAAATATTCATATTATACAACTCAATGCTTCATTTGGCTTTATAATAATtcattgaaaattaattttattgaaaattaataaaGTATGTCTATAGAGTATTTGAACTCATATGAAGGTAAGTTTATCCGTCATTAGATTAAATTTTCGCATATAGATTCGAGCATTttatatatacattttaattaattctGTACATATCTCgataaaaatatttaatctaacaGTAATTACACTTGTTCTCATATAATCTTTAGCTAATATTAGATGCATCTAAATTAATATGTTAAATTAATAAAACATTAATGTGGCTTTGATTCCCCCACCCAAGCAGCCAAATTCTAGACGCAAAGATTGACCAATCAAAAAAGACATTAAAAATGCCAATCTCCATCAAATTAAATCACCCATTAGCCAAAAAGAATACTATGCTTAtgcaaattaaagttaaaaattaGGCATTACTATTCTTCATTGGAACATAGAATCAAATTGATTGTCACATATAAGATTCTTGGAATCCCAAACGTAGAATGCAAATATCGCCATGCCGTAGAAGCCATGTTTAAGCATGTCAAGTTATAATCTTTCTATAAGGACAATTACCATACCTTTGAATAGTATAATTGGTGTAGTATATTCTTATCCAATGATGTTGAAGGATGTGTTTGGTGGAATCCATTTTGGAGTCTTCAACAGGTAGTTGCATAATTAAGTTGACTAAAACTACGACTTACAACTTCTTTCCCTATCCAACTTGTGCCCTAATTATTACTCTTCTTCTGCAATCAATTATTTTAAGGAAAATTAATccacttatttatttttttatttacaattaagatattttaaacttattttcatacatcaaaataaatctttTCTTTAAATGAAAGCATGTATGTTTTTTGAAAAATCTCTTAACAATAAATTATATTAGTGATGATTTGACATATCGTGATGGAAAATATCTCTTCAAGAGAAGCAATATTAGTGATGATTTCGTTTCATGGACGCAACCGTGTTAATTGTTAAATATAAGTATTCCTTTTAGTCGTATTAGAGTCATCTTTAaaactataaaaatatttttgaggCTCTTATCTATAAGTTTAAGTTTTTAAGTTAAATGATTTTGTTAGATTTAGTCTTAATCATAAATTGAGTaagattttgaattaaattaaaattggagTAAATAACACTATAAATAGCATATTGCGGAGATATTAATTTGACTTTACCCTTAAAAAGGGGTTGTTACCCATTATAGAAAAGGGCTTTACTTACTTTTAAAGATTGACTTTCGCCCGTTGAAGATAAAGGCTTTTGCTCACTGAAGAGAGTGATATTTACCTATTGAAATCTTATGGAATGAGAAAAGCTTCAGCCTAAGGTAAAGAAGGGCATAGTCTAAGAGGAAGGATTATGTTAAACACAACTTTTATGCTATAGCTGTTaaagtaataaataaattaaattatgtttAAAGGAGATTGAAAGAACTAACTGATGTATTTACTAAAGGTAATTTATTGTGAAGGTTTTCTtcttgggtataattggattaatGAGTAATATAATTTTGAACTTATAATAgtgattaatttattaatagtGTAAGATGATATGCTCATAGATATAATATAATGTTGATAGGGTAAACCACATAAATATTGTTATTttgtatgtttattttatttcattataattaacaCACTTCTGTGGTGCACAATATATTTATTGTCATTATAaacctttaaaaataaaaaattaagtcaaGAGTTCAAATCTTGACCActctatttattaattaaataaatattttaacatataataaaataaatctgtacttatttatactttaatagacatTCTTGTGAAGATTATATTATGAATATGAGAGTACTCTTGAAATCCTGAAATCCTCACCATAAATTTTAGTTAGAGTGATTCTTGTTATGATTATGCATGCATGATGATTAAAATGTTGagggtattaattaattattggcATGTGTTATATAATGCAACCACCGAAATCTAATACTCGGCATGATTCAAATATAtaatctttttttcttttaattaatttcttgctTTAGAAAAAAACAATCTTTTGAAAAAATGGTTAAGTTAATTTGTTGGAAAGGTTCAACTACATGAAATAAtagaatattaattaatatattgtatACGAGTAAGCATGCGTGAAGAATGTGTAAATGTAATCAATAATTCAAACACGGTCTCATGAAACAAATTGATGAATATGAAAGCAGCCTTTAGGTTTGATTAATTGTCACTTCCCGatggattattattattattattattttattttattgatgcTTCCTCTTGTTGTTAGACTGCTAATATTCACTCACCTTTTTCTTCCATTTTCCTGCTGGGTTTCCACCGTCTTAGTTTGGTGAGTTAGATCCTGgatgtaatttttaatttttttttatatatatttaacaatgatatcaataattaattaatttatttatttatatgcaaTTCtaatactatttttatattttttctgaGACAGAATAAAGGACACCAATGATTACGTTAGTATAGATACTAAATAGATTATAAAATTAAGTATAGAAAATAAAGTACTTGATTATAGAGGCTTAAGCCTCTTATATAAGCATTGGATATACTCCTATTTTGAGTAAAATTTAGTATTGATACTTATTATTAATGAATAATATTTACATTGGATTAGGACTGAATATCTTGAATGATACTACCAAAtagttttaatatttataaaatttaagtgaCTTATATAGACCTGATTCatcatatatttaaaaaataattgagatgtataaaaaatacaagtcaaattttatatttatcatAAAAACAACGTGCtcacttaagagaaatcctaagatgggtgacatcctgggaagttctccattccacctatgggaaaaaaccgtgaggcttatggcaaaagcggacaattcctctagtggttggagcccgatcgttacaattggtatcagagccgctcgcatgtcttcttgggcgatggtgaggtaaaccttagcgaggacgctgagtcccgaaagggggggagaaaggtcccttaggcaaatcccacatcggcaaaatacggagatggtcttgggttcaaaaagtaatgatatagaaaatgggggaactaatcactagaagcgccttttggtggagtggcctggagagttggaagaactccagggttaagcgtactcgcttgagagaaatcctaggatgggtgacctcctagtaAGTTCTCCATTAAAATCTCAATTagaattatcgttaaaatttgaaatattttaaaataattacgtCCCTAAAATTCTATTCATTAATAAAATATCTCttaattcaaattttatatttaaatatttatttattttataatataaaatctttaaataattataatcaaatattatataattaaattatataattagttaatattttagtataaaacactaaaaaataaatagttaaaaataacatatatttataaattttaatacatttcaaaaattaatttataatttacacaAATTTCAAAGAACACTATGCTTATATAtgcaaattaaagttaaaaattaGGCATTGCTATTCTTCATTGGAACATAGAATCAAATTGATTGTCACATATAAGATTCTTGGAATCCCAAACGTAGAATCCAAATATCGCCATTGCATAGAAGCCATGTTTACGTATGTCAAGTTATAATCTTCCTATAAGAACAATTATAATATCTTTGAATAGTATAATTGGTGTAGTATATTCTTATCCAATGATATTAAAGGATGTGTTTGGGCTCTTGATGGAATCCATTTTGGAATCTTCAACAAGTAGTTGTATAATTAACTTGACTAAAACTACAACTTACAACTTCTTTCCCTATCCAACTTGAGCCCTAATTATTACTCTTCTTCTACAGTAAAttgttttaaagaaaattaatccgcttatttcttttttttatttatttacaattaagATATTTTAAACTTATTTTCATACATCAAAACAAAAATAAATCTTTTCTTCAAATGAAAGCATGTATGTTTTTGAAAAATCTCTTAACAAGATGATTTGATATGTGGTGATGGAAAATATCTCTTAAAGAGAAGCAATATTAGTGATAATTTCTTTTCATGGATGCAACCATGTTAATTGTTAAATATAAGTGTTCCTTTTAGTAGTATTAACATGTTAAATATAAGTGTTCCTTTTAGTAGTATTAGAGTcatctttaaaattataagaatattTTTGAGGCTCTTATTTATAAGTTTAAGTTTGTAAGTTAAATGATTTTGTTagatttagtgttattcctacaTTGAGTAAGATTTTTAATTAGATTAGAATTGAGGTGAATAACACTATAAATAAGAGTGTTGTGAAGATATTAATTTGAttttacccatagaaaggggctTCTACCCATTATAAAAAAGGGCTTTGCCTACTATTAAGGACTAGCTTTCATCCGTAGAAGATAGGCTTTTGTTCATTGAGGAGAGTGATATTTGCCTATTGAAATCCTATAGAGGGAGAGAAACTTCAACCTAAGGTAGAGAAGGGCATAGTCTAAGAAGAAGAGCTATTGTCCATTATAGTTGAAGATAACTTTTATGGTGTAACcattaaagtaataaatatattgggttatatctAGAGGAGACTGAAAGAATAAACTAATGTATTTACTATAAGTGTTTATTGTGAGGGTTTttttcttgggtgtaattgggttaaTGAGTAGTATAATTTTGAACTTATAATGGTGATTAATTTATTGATAGTGGAAGATAATATGAATTTAGATATAACTCAATGTTAATAGGGTAAACTTATTGTTTTACgtgtttattttatttcttgTAATTAATACGCTTCTGCAGTGAAAAACATATTTATTGTCATTATAAACCTTCAAGATCAAAAAGTTAACGGTTCAAATTTTGACCGctctatttattaattaaataaacattttaacatataataaaataaatttgtacTTATTTATACTTTAAGTTTAATAGACATTCTCGTGaagattatattataaatataagagTATTCTTGAAATCCTGAAATCCTTACCATAAATTTTAGTTAGAGTGATTCTTGTTATGATTATGCATGCATGATGATTAAAATGTTGagggtattaattaattattggcATGTGTTATATAATGCAACCACCGAAATCTAATACTCGGCATGATTCAAACATAtaatctttttttcttttaattaatttcttgctTTAGAAAAAGACAATCTTTTGAAAAAATGGTTAAGTTAATTTGTTGGAAAGGTTCAACTACATGAAATAAtagaatattaattaatatattgtatACGAGTAAGCATACGTGAAGAATGTGTAAATGTAATCAATAATTCAAACACGGTTTCATGAAACAAATTGATGAATATGAAAGCAGCCTTTAGGTTTGATTAATTGTCACTTCCCGatggattattattattattattattttattttattgatgcTTCCTCTTGTTGTTAGGCTGCTGGTATGCACCCACCTTTTTCTTCCATTTTCCAACTGGGTTTCCACCGTCTTAGTTTGGTGAGTTAGACCCGGGatgcaatttttaaaaatttttattttatatctaACAAGGATgccaataattaattaaatgatttatatgcaatttttttttattttttctgagATTGGACTTCCAAGACAATAGAAAACACTAAATGGTTAAGTTAGTGTGAATACTAAATAGAATATAGAATTTAGTATAGAGAATATTGTACATAATTATGGAGGCTTGAACCTCTTATATAGCCATCGGATAAACTCCTATTTGAATGGGTATTTAGTATTGATAATTATTCTTAATGAATAATATTTAGATTTGATTAAGACTCGAATATCTTGAATGGTACTGTTAAATTCATTTTGACATTTATAAAATTTGAATGACTTATGTAGACCTAATTCATCATCTATTTAAGAAATAATTgagatatataaaaaaatacttgtcaatttttatatttattataaaaataatttagtctctaaaattttatttcattaacaTAATAGTTTCTCAATttaaattatcattaaaatttgaaatattttaaaataattatgtcccttaaattttatttattagtaaaatatctcttaattcaaattttatatttaaatacctgtttattttctaatataaaatctaaaataattataattaaatattatataattatataataaaatat contains these protein-coding regions:
- the LOC110654463 gene encoding uncharacterized protein LOC110654463 gives rise to the protein MECIMFQMEASRSTAAAKETEDISLQLLVDNHSNKVLYAETGKAFVDLLFGFLQIPLGSIVGILQEKHMNVSGSLGRVFESVKELEPRFFLSQTVKEYLLKPEVASASCIPPLLQNFVTTKQLNSETLATSPFVFASPGSPLILSPAAAGKEVMGFVKECETKYIVMDDLRVFPLSSIYLVDLLKKFNVNDTSFREVKIDLNKCLEIVKASLESDTVLTDVFIGKNFPRKGSRFIAT